Genomic segment of Ascochyta rabiei chromosome 15, complete sequence:
CTGAATGGTAAGTCATGCTTGTCCTCTTACTCCGTTATTACATTGCTGACCATGGACAGGGCTGCTCGTCTTACGACTGCAAACATCGCGCATGTAATCTTCTTGACCAACGATGTCTCCTTCAGCAAATCTCTTTCAAAAGCTCTTCCCGACCGTGTGTTCCGCCAGATATCCCTTTCCGATTGTTCGCCAGAGGTTGCGAAGCGATACGTCATAACTCATCTCGATGCTGACGTTCAGGACGATCCTGTGCCTCACGGCAAAGAGCCTAAGCCAGCTCCTTCGCAGTCACGTACGGATCTTGACGAGTTAGACACCTGTATTGAGCTGCTTGGTGGCCGACTTACAGACCTCGAGTTCCTCGCACGACGGATCAAGACAGGGGAGACACCCCAAAAGGCCGTCCACGAGATGATCGATCAGTCCGCCTCGGAGATTCTCAAGATGTATATCTTTGGCGCAGAAGATGAGGGTGGCAACAGGCACTGGAGCGCTGAGCAAGCATGGATGCTCATCAAGGAGCTCGCGCAGAAGGAGAGCTTGCGGTACAACGAGGTGCTACTTGACGATATCCTAAAGACAGGTGGCGAGACTGTTCTGCGCGCTCTTGAGCAAGCTGAGCTTATTTCCATCATCTCTGGGCCCAACGGACGACCATCGACGATTAAGCCTGGAAAACCGGTATATCACCCCGCCTTCAAGCGGCTTACAGAAGACAAGGTGCTGAAGAGTCGACTTGATCTTGCAATCTTCACGCACCTGACCAAGATTGAGAGTGCGACTATCGACAAGTGCGAGAATGAGCTGTTGCTGCTCAGCAAGCTCAAGAGCCAGCCAGCACAGATGGCAGGCAGAGCAAACTACCTATTGAACAAGATGATGGTGAGCCAGGACAAGGTGGAGAAGTACGAGACAGAGATGAAAGGGCTGAAGAAGGTTCTTGGTCAGGAGTATTGACCGCTGAACACTTATACGATACCACTCTCCTGCAACATGTAGCATGCCTCAGAATTTGATATCCCGTTGCTTCCATCTCGAGCTTACTTTGGCGCACGCGTCCGGCCATTGACCTCGCTGCCCCGATGTTGATGAGTCTTCGCTTTCAATGAGACACAGCTTACTGTTCGCGTGCTAGCATTCTAATGCGAACCCTGGCATTTCTCGCGCCTATTGTTCTCGCCTTGCACCACGTCTCTAGCTCAGGAACAATTTCTCCGTCCCACGTCATTGGCGCTAAATAGCTGGCTTCGACTATTACCGCGTCCGGAGTCCGTGCATCCATCGAGCCGAGCTGCGGACACGCGAACTCCAAGCTCTCCAACCTCATCGACTTTTCCTGCGACTGCCATTGCGCACCACCCCGACGCCCATCACTCTTGCCTCAACAACATCCGTAGCGTCTCCTCGCGCTCCGTTCATCTTTCGACACCATGGCCCCTCTCACAGATTCGGCGGTCTCTGACCTGCAGAGCACCGTCTCCAGGCTCGAGAAGCGCATTGCAGAGCTCGAGACCAGGCTGCAGGGCCAGGTTGGCATTGCGGATCAGTCACAGGAGAGCGTCAGGATGATCCTCATGGGGCCGCCCGGTGCTGGTACGTCTCTCGGACGATTGCACGTGGGGAAACGGGGATTTTGCTAACACAAACGTGTAGGCAAGGGTACACAAGCGCCGCGCATCAAGGACAAGTTCTGCGCATGCCATCTCGTACGTTGGACAGCCTCGCGAACCACAAAAATGGCTGTGGTTGGTTGTGAGCCGAAATCGCTGACAAGGGCAGGCTACTGGAGATATGCTCCGCGCACAGGTTACTGCAAAGACAGCGCTCGGTCGCGAGGCCAAGAAGATCATGGACGCTGGAGGTCTCGTCAGCGACGAGATCATGATCAACATGATCAAGACTGAGCTCGAGACCAACCAGGAGTGCAAGAACGGGTACGTGGGAGCTTATACCTAGCCCCAAGGCTCTCACTGGCCGGCTACACTGGGGATATGTTGCTAACCTACATTGTTCCTCAGTTTCATCTTGGACGGTTTCCCACGAACAGTCACTCAGGCCGAGAAGCTCGACGGCATGCTCACAGCCACCCAGAAGCCCCTGCAGCACGCTGTTGAGCTGCAAATCGACGACTCGCTGCTCGTCTCGCGTATCACTGGCCGCCTTGTCCACCCCGCGTCTGGCCGCTCATACCACAAGATTTTCAACCCTCCCAAGTCTGACATGACCGACGACGTCACTGGCGAGCCCCTCATCCAGCGCTCCGACGACAACGCCGAGACACTCAAGAAGCGTCTTGCGACATATCACGCACAGACCGCACCCGTTGTCAACTACTACCAAAAGACTGGCATCTGGAAGCCCATCGATGCAAGCCAAGAGCCTGGCCAGGTCTGGAAGAGCTTGCTCAAGGTCTTTGACGGCAAGGCTCACGTTGCTGGACAGACCGGCAGCTTGTTGAACAAGATTGGCCTTAAGAACTAGATTGCGTGAAAGCAATCTAGGATCAGCAGGCGGGATGAAAGGCCATGAGCAGCGTGAATGCGTTCAAGGATGCATACTGGTGCAGTCTGGAGCAGCGGAAAAGTCGGTCTCCACATGCTTTAGCATGGTGGATGCACGGTGGAATGGAACTCCAACGGTCTCTGTGCTTGTAACTGCGATTCTGTTGGATCTACTTGCTGGTGCATTGGAAGGAAGTCCTGTTTCAACAGTGTATGTGCATATTGCTCTTGTGCGGTCTAGCTCTGAGATACCTTGAGACTAGAGTGCTAGGAGTTGTGGAAATATATATTCATCCCAACTCCCACTTCATGCACTGTGAACTTATCTAGGCACTACAGTCAGATGCAGCAACGAGTACTACTCCAGACTCGGTCGACGTCAGAGCTCAACGGCGCAGCAGGCAGCCGCTAACGCGTGCCATGTGCCATGTGTAGCTTTGTTCGGCTTTTAGCCATTCATCCTCCGAGCACCCCAGCATCGTCCCAAAAATCGACGGCGCATCGACAAGTGTCCTCCACAGTTTCCACAATTGCACCCCACACCTGTTCACCTCCGACCTCAGACCCAGCGTATCAACGCCAACAGCCTCCACTCAGCACCAGCTTTTCGCAACAAATCCACGGCGCATTGCGGCGCATAATTAGCCAAGATCAAATTGTCCAGCAGCGCACCGCAACACGCCCATAATGTCCAGTCGTTTCGGCCGCGACACAGCCCGTGACGACCTCTTCAGCAGTTACAACCGATCAGCCTCGCCCTCGAAATCCAAAAACAAGAGTCGCGCATCGCCATACAACAGCACAGGGGGCTACGGCCTGCCCTCCTCGTCTGAAGGACCAGGATTCTCCGCCTATCCCAGCGCGAATGCGAACACGAGCTTGTACGGCGGGAGCAGCTACGGGGCTGGGGGAGGCTATGGTGTAGGTGGCAGCGGAAGGGACGGTGGAGCGAGAGACGGGGGGCTAGGGGGCTACAGAAGCGCGACGCCGAACTCAAAGGGCCAGTACGCGAGTGCGACGCTGGACGAGCTGGAGAGTCAGAACGAGGAGCACACGGGGGTGCTGATTGGGAAAGTGAAGATGCTGAAGGATGTACGTGTAAACTCATGACGCCACAACTGAGCTGCCCTCATGGCACTGGAGCTGCTGCTAACGCCCTGGTCTGTCTAGTTGACGCACCTCATCGGTGACGAAATTCGCGACTCGACGACCCTCGCTGAGAAAATGAACGACCAGTTTGAGAACAGCAGGAACAAGATCAAAGGCACCATGAACCGAATGCTGAGTATGGCGAAGAAGACGGGCGTAGGGTGGAAGGCGTGGTTGGCCTTCTTCGCCGCGCTGATACTGTTGTTCTGGTGGGTATGGCTTGGGTGATTAGGCTTACGTACGGACACGCATCACTTCATGTACATGATTATAAGCATTTGGCGCGGCGTTTGGGCATTTCTTTGGATGCAGAGCCGGCGAGGTGTTGCAGAGAACCTTCTTCTGATCAGCGGTAAATCCACGACTACTTACCTACACGCGAAACAAACACACCACCGACTCAATTTCTCCCACCTCAACAAGCTCACGCACCACCACCTCTGTAACTGAAGTGGAAATCTATGCAGTGAAAACGTGGGTCTTATGGCCTTTTTGTCATTCACTGTGCGTGCGTCTAGTGGCTTGGAACCTGctttgctctgctctgctctgctctgctctgctctgctctgctctgctctgctgtTTTGGGAGTGTTGGCTTTGTGTTGAAGGGAATGGGCTGTGATGATGGGAGGGTGCGTTTGTCTCACTTTAGCAGAGTCTGGTATGCGATTATGCGAAATTCAAACACATTCGTTCCACGCAGTATGGTGATCTTTTGGCTTCCGGTTCGAGGTGATTTCGTGCGTAAAGACATGTCTTCCACTCGAGACGTGCAATCGCGCTCTATTTGATGTGTTTCACTCGATGGATTGCTCGCGCTTGTTCCAGCGTCTTGCACATATAAGTGTGGTATTTGGGAGCGTTTGGCTGCTTGCTGGTAATTTTCTGCTTCTTCAACCAACCCATCATCGTTGGGGGGTTGACACAAATATACCCCTGCCAACCCCTTATCGTCATGGCTCTCGGGTGGCTGATGCTTGTTCATTGGGAGCCTCCTGGTATCGAGACCATGGTTGACGACGGGCTTTGCCAACTTCAAGTACATATCGATCGGTTCGTCAGCATCAGCGGCATGACTACACAGTGGAAGCACCGTGTTCTTCATCAGCCTGCCTCCGTCTTCGTTATCGTCATCGGTGTGAGCATTCTTTGGATTGTTCTTTCGCATCTCTCTTCGTGGAGGCATCAGCATGTTGTCCAGGCACCGGCAACACAAGAGTCGTCTAGTCTCACCTCACTTGAATCATCATCGCCACCGCCTCGAGCCAACAATAAAAACACTTCGCCAACAAGTAATGATATAGTCCGCATTGTCCTAACGACAGCAGTTCATCGCCCAGCAGGTCCCAGCTTGAACGTCTCCTACCTCCGAAATGGCAATCATACCGTTGTACGCACCAGCTGTGTGTCAAATCCAGAATCACAGACACCGCTCGTCGCCAACCTCAGCAAGCAAAACTTCTTAGCACTTGCGGAGACTGCGCCTGTCAGCTACGACACGCTCCAGCGCAACGGCATCCTCAATCGTGATGGAACACTGACGAAGAAGTACAGCCCTGGCTTGGGCAAGGGGAAGAAGCTCGCGCTGGATGATAAAGAGGCAGTGGGTTCCTACGACAGCCCAACGGCAACTTCGGGGCGTCCGAAACAGTCTCCGAGGACCACAAAGGAAGTTCATTGTCAGGCAGAGTATGTGAAGGCACTCTGGGTGGACGATCCAGATGATGAGCTGGTGCAGCATTTATCGCCTGCGAAGGGGAAATGGTAGGCATTGTGAGTTCTCATCGGTGGGTTTGGGTCGCTGGGTGGAGGTTGGGTTTGTCGAGTAGCTAGCACTTGCGACTCATTTGGTACATGCCATGAACATGTGTGTCGTCTGGAAAGTGATGTGGAAGACCTGATGTGAGGGGTTCACCTCGAGCGAGTTAGCTAAGTCACAAGCAGACGTAGAGCATGAAATGAAGCTGCCGTTATGAAAATCATACCTTTGTGCAAAGTCTCCATTCACTTTCCTTCGTCTCTGGTTAAAGT
This window contains:
- a CDS encoding Adenylate kinase, producing MAPLTDSAVSDLQSTVSRLEKRIAELETRLQGQVGIADQSQESVRMILMGPPGAGKGTQAPRIKDKFCACHLATGDMLRAQVTAKTALGREAKKIMDAGGLVSDEIMINMIKTELETNQECKNGFILDGFPRTVTQAEKLDGMLTATQKPLQHAVELQIDDSLLVSRITGRLVHPASGRSYHKIFNPPKSDMTDDVTGEPLIQRSDDNAETLKKRLATYHAQTAPVVNYYQKTGIWKPIDASQEPGQVWKSLLKVFDGKAHVAGQTGSLLNKIGLKN
- a CDS encoding protein transport protein bet1 gives rise to the protein MSSRFGRDTARDDLFSSYNRSASPSKSKNKSRASPYNSTGGYGLPSSSEGPGFSAYPSANANTSLYGGSSYGAGGGYGVGGSGRDGGARDGGLGGYRSATPNSKGQYASATLDELESQNEEHTGVLIGKVKMLKDLTHLIGDEIRDSTTLAEKMNDQFENSRNKIKGTMNRMLSMAKKTGVGWKAWLAFFAALILLFWWVWLG